One Halorientalis litorea DNA segment encodes these proteins:
- a CDS encoding PadR family transcriptional regulator: MARWLQSGTRRDVCILLAGADGGELPAQKLKTRLERHYDDRIDPKQFYGALDALQRQGFVASRTEGLSDVYELTDAGESRLRDHYEWTRENVDPSALTE, encoded by the coding sequence ATGGCTCGCTGGCTCCAGAGCGGCACCCGCCGAGACGTCTGCATTCTCCTCGCGGGTGCCGACGGTGGCGAACTCCCGGCACAGAAGTTGAAGACGCGGCTGGAACGCCACTACGACGACCGCATCGACCCCAAGCAGTTCTACGGCGCGCTGGACGCGCTACAGCGACAGGGGTTCGTCGCGTCCCGAACGGAGGGGCTGAGCGACGTGTACGAACTGACCGACGCCGGCGAGTCACGCCTCCGGGACCACTACGAGTGGACCCGAGAGAACGTCGACCCGAGCGCGCTCACCGAGTAG